In the genome of Gadus morhua chromosome 12, gadMor3.0, whole genome shotgun sequence, one region contains:
- the ccdc50a gene encoding coiled-coil domain-containing protein 50 isoform X2, whose product MAEFSIDQKKLPPVKDVCRDFAVLEDHCLAHNLQEQEIESHLASNVHKSRLAQHDLKVAKLLQEEEDMRAKAQSKRQFRDLERQDNEIAQGIQEELVRQAEQQILQEEKDMAIARKMQEKEMKEERKRQKKLEANFEEEYFEDEGGRPDKKGHPAPRSHSGSPGRFDEPPASGRPREERFREDPASPYSRSQNPKHYLAAEGDAHPEHSLPPRGRHGDRPPGDHPGPEAGRARGPRGEEAERVVRRKERPPRPPPIDLDRDWDRDRERDHERQRNRERERVRDRDRERDPRRGPERPRARGPAGDHHREPDRQRDTDRRRARTPSRERVLEEEGIPRKDRTSWGDEEVEGVVGGGDDGGGDRRGRGAGGRQRVPSDPDAVFEEHWSGDGPRSREGPGRERCHTHPPGEPGTARSSPQPAPLDAAGGAVAGRIVHRAGGTVIAGQEYGLSDATQGLTRLDLRDQEVIDMEVARRLQEEEILASNKDKHAAQVAQDEEIARLLAEQEKKEYKKIKEREKEKERMMMDRMAQDKKRQEAGLRPHAEDVVRPRDAGRPRDDHGGPRTREELEHHRQRNHNKPTRPPQPRTPNYENVNPGPPYGYSDNPFPPRGNTRPEAAYKGGYYRQ is encoded by the exons ATGGCTGAATTTAGCATCGACCAGAAAAAACTGCCTCCAGTAAAAGATG tgtgtCGTGACTTTGCAGTGCTGGAAGACCATTGCCTGGCCCATAACCTCCAGGAGCAAGAGA TCGAGAGCCACCTGGCGTCCAACGTCCACAAGAGTCGCCTGGCTCAGCACGACCTGAAGGTGGCCAAGCTGctgcaagaggaggaggacatgaggGCCAAGGCCCAGAGCAAGAGACAGTTCCGGGACCT AGAACGCCAAGATAATGAGATCGCACAGGGGATTCAGGAGGAACTCGTCCGACAGGCTGAGCAGCAGATACTTCAGGAAGAAAAGGACATG GCCATCGCGCGTAAAatgcaggagaaggagatgaaggaggagaggaagagacagaagaAGCTGGAGGCTAACTTTGAGGAGGAGTACTTCGAGGATGAAGGAG GGCGCCCAGACAAAAAGGGCCATCCCGCCCCCAGGTCGCACAGTGGCTCCCCGGGCCGCTTCGACGAGCCCCCCGCCTCGGGTCGCCCCCGGGAAGAGCGTTTCCGCGAGGACCCCGCGTCCCCCTACAGCCGCTCCCAAAACCCCAAGCACTACCTGGCGGCGGAGGGCGACGCCCACCCCGAGCACTCGCTGCCCCCTAGAGGCCGCCACGGGGATAGGCCACCAGGGGACCACCCGGGGCCCGAGGCAGGCCGGGCCCGCGGCccgaggggggaggaggcggagagggtGGTGCGGAGGAAGGAGAGGCCGCCCAGGCCCCCCCCCATTGACCTGGACCGGGActgggaccgggaccgggagagGGACCACGAGAGACAGcggaacagggagagggagagagtgagggacagggacagggagagagacccccGGCGGGGCCCCGAGCGACCCAGGGCCCGGGGGCCGGCCGGGGACCACCACAGGGAgccggacagacagagagacacggaCAGACGGCGGGCCAGAACACCGAGCCGGGAGCGGGttctagaggaggaggggatccCGAGGAAGGACAGGACGTCATGGGGCgatgaagaggtggagggggtggttggtggtggtgacgatggggggggggatcggagGGGCAGGGGAGCCGGGGGCCGGCAGCGCGTGCCCTCGGACCCTGACGCGGTGTTCGAGGAGCACTGGAGCGGCGACGGGCCTCGGAGCAGGGAGGGTCCCGGCAGGGAACGCTGTCACACGCACCCTCCCGGAGAACCAGGTACAGCCCGGAGCTCCCCCCAACCGGCTCCTCTGGACGCGGCAGGGGGTGCGGtcgccg gtcGCATCGTGCATCGCGCCGGCGGCACCGTCATCGCGGGCCAAGAGTACGGCCTGAGCGACGCCACCCAGGGCCTGACGCGCCTGGACCTCCGCGACCAGGAGGTCATCGACATGGAGGTGGCGCGGaggctgcaggaggaggagatcttG gCGAGCAATAAAGACAAGCACGCTGCCCAAGTCGCTCAGGATGAG GAAATCGCTCGGCTTCTGgcggagcaggagaagaaggagtaCAAGAAAATTaaggagcgggagaaggagaaggagaggatgatgatggaCAGGATGGCGCAGGACAAGAAGAGACAGGAGGCAGGCCTCAGG CCTCACGCCGAGGACGTGGTCCGTCCGCGGGACGCGGGCCGGCCCCGCGACGACCACGGAGGGCCCAGAACACGGGAAGAGTTGGAGCACCACAGGCAGAGGAACCACAACAAGCCCACCAG ACCCCCTCAACCCCGCACCCCAAACTACGAGAACGTGAACCCCGGCCCCCCCTACGGCTACTCCGacaaccccttccccccccggGGCAACACCAGGCCAGAGGCGGCCTACAAAG gtGGCTATTACAGACAGTGA
- the ccdc50a gene encoding coiled-coil domain-containing protein 50 isoform X1: MAEFSIDQKKLPPVKDVCRDFAVLEDHCLAHNLQEQEIESHLASNVHKSRLAQHDLKVAKLLQEEEDMRAKAQSKRQFRDLERQDNEIAQGIQEELVRQAEQQILQEEKDMAIARKMQEKEMKEERKRQKKLEANFEEEYFEDEGGRPDKKGHPAPRSHSGSPGRFDEPPASGRPREERFREDPASPYSRSQNPKHYLAAEGDAHPEHSLPPRGRHGDRPPGDHPGPEAGRARGPRGEEAERVVRRKERPPRPPPIDLDRDWDRDRERDHERQRNRERERVRDRDRERDPRRGPERPRARGPAGDHHREPDRQRDTDRRRARTPSRERVLEEEGIPRKDRTSWGDEEVEGVVGGGDDGGGDRRGRGAGGRQRVPSDPDAVFEEHWSGDGPRSREGPGRERCHTHPPGEPGTARSSPQPAPLDAAGGAVAGRIVHRAGGTVIAGQEYGLSDATQGLTRLDLRDQEVIDMEVARRLQEEEILASNKDKHAAQVAQDEEIARLLAEQEKKEYKKIKEREKEKERMMMDRMAQDKKRQEAGLRPHAEDVVRPRDAGRPRDDHGGPRTREELEHHRQRNHNKPTRPPQPRTPNYENVNPGPPYGYSDNPFPPRGNTRPEAAYKVAEHRARPKERALGPEL; this comes from the exons ATGGCTGAATTTAGCATCGACCAGAAAAAACTGCCTCCAGTAAAAGATG tgtgtCGTGACTTTGCAGTGCTGGAAGACCATTGCCTGGCCCATAACCTCCAGGAGCAAGAGA TCGAGAGCCACCTGGCGTCCAACGTCCACAAGAGTCGCCTGGCTCAGCACGACCTGAAGGTGGCCAAGCTGctgcaagaggaggaggacatgaggGCCAAGGCCCAGAGCAAGAGACAGTTCCGGGACCT AGAACGCCAAGATAATGAGATCGCACAGGGGATTCAGGAGGAACTCGTCCGACAGGCTGAGCAGCAGATACTTCAGGAAGAAAAGGACATG GCCATCGCGCGTAAAatgcaggagaaggagatgaaggaggagaggaagagacagaagaAGCTGGAGGCTAACTTTGAGGAGGAGTACTTCGAGGATGAAGGAG GGCGCCCAGACAAAAAGGGCCATCCCGCCCCCAGGTCGCACAGTGGCTCCCCGGGCCGCTTCGACGAGCCCCCCGCCTCGGGTCGCCCCCGGGAAGAGCGTTTCCGCGAGGACCCCGCGTCCCCCTACAGCCGCTCCCAAAACCCCAAGCACTACCTGGCGGCGGAGGGCGACGCCCACCCCGAGCACTCGCTGCCCCCTAGAGGCCGCCACGGGGATAGGCCACCAGGGGACCACCCGGGGCCCGAGGCAGGCCGGGCCCGCGGCccgaggggggaggaggcggagagggtGGTGCGGAGGAAGGAGAGGCCGCCCAGGCCCCCCCCCATTGACCTGGACCGGGActgggaccgggaccgggagagGGACCACGAGAGACAGcggaacagggagagggagagagtgagggacagggacagggagagagacccccGGCGGGGCCCCGAGCGACCCAGGGCCCGGGGGCCGGCCGGGGACCACCACAGGGAgccggacagacagagagacacggaCAGACGGCGGGCCAGAACACCGAGCCGGGAGCGGGttctagaggaggaggggatccCGAGGAAGGACAGGACGTCATGGGGCgatgaagaggtggagggggtggttggtggtggtgacgatggggggggggatcggagGGGCAGGGGAGCCGGGGGCCGGCAGCGCGTGCCCTCGGACCCTGACGCGGTGTTCGAGGAGCACTGGAGCGGCGACGGGCCTCGGAGCAGGGAGGGTCCCGGCAGGGAACGCTGTCACACGCACCCTCCCGGAGAACCAGGTACAGCCCGGAGCTCCCCCCAACCGGCTCCTCTGGACGCGGCAGGGGGTGCGGtcgccg gtcGCATCGTGCATCGCGCCGGCGGCACCGTCATCGCGGGCCAAGAGTACGGCCTGAGCGACGCCACCCAGGGCCTGACGCGCCTGGACCTCCGCGACCAGGAGGTCATCGACATGGAGGTGGCGCGGaggctgcaggaggaggagatcttG gCGAGCAATAAAGACAAGCACGCTGCCCAAGTCGCTCAGGATGAG GAAATCGCTCGGCTTCTGgcggagcaggagaagaaggagtaCAAGAAAATTaaggagcgggagaaggagaaggagaggatgatgatggaCAGGATGGCGCAGGACAAGAAGAGACAGGAGGCAGGCCTCAGG CCTCACGCCGAGGACGTGGTCCGTCCGCGGGACGCGGGCCGGCCCCGCGACGACCACGGAGGGCCCAGAACACGGGAAGAGTTGGAGCACCACAGGCAGAGGAACCACAACAAGCCCACCAG ACCCCCTCAACCCCGCACCCCAAACTACGAGAACGTGAACCCCGGCCCCCCCTACGGCTACTCCGacaaccccttccccccccggGGCAACACCAGGCCAGAGGCGGCCTACAAAG TTGCCGAGCACCGAGCTAGGCCAAAGGAGCGGGCCCTGGGACCTGAACTCTGA
- the ccdc50a gene encoding coiled-coil domain-containing protein 50 isoform X3, protein MAEFSIDQKKLPPVKDVCRDFAVLEDHCLAHNLQEQEIESHLASNVHKSRLAQHDLKVAKLLQEEEDMRAKAQSKRQFRDLERQDNEIAQGIQEELVRQAEQQILQEEKDMAIARKMQEKEMKEERKRQKKLEANFEEEYFEDEGGRPDKKGHPAPRSHSGSPGRFDEPPASGRPREERFREDPASPYSRSQNPKHYLAAEGDAHPEHSLPPRGRHGDRPPGDHPGPEAGRARGPRGEEAERVVRRKERPPRPPPIDLDRDWDRDRERDHERQRNRERERVRDRDRERDPRRGPERPRARGPAGDHHREPDRQRDTDRRRARTPSRERVLEEEGIPRKDRTSWGDEEVEGVVGGGDDGGGDRRGRGAGGRQRVPSDPDAVFEEHWSGDGPRSREGPGRERCHTHPPGEPGRIVHRAGGTVIAGQEYGLSDATQGLTRLDLRDQEVIDMEVARRLQEEEILASNKDKHAAQVAQDEEIARLLAEQEKKEYKKIKEREKEKERMMMDRMAQDKKRQEAGLRPHAEDVVRPRDAGRPRDDHGGPRTREELEHHRQRNHNKPTRPPQPRTPNYENVNPGPPYGYSDNPFPPRGNTRPEAAYKVAEHRARPKERALGPEL, encoded by the exons ATGGCTGAATTTAGCATCGACCAGAAAAAACTGCCTCCAGTAAAAGATG tgtgtCGTGACTTTGCAGTGCTGGAAGACCATTGCCTGGCCCATAACCTCCAGGAGCAAGAGA TCGAGAGCCACCTGGCGTCCAACGTCCACAAGAGTCGCCTGGCTCAGCACGACCTGAAGGTGGCCAAGCTGctgcaagaggaggaggacatgaggGCCAAGGCCCAGAGCAAGAGACAGTTCCGGGACCT AGAACGCCAAGATAATGAGATCGCACAGGGGATTCAGGAGGAACTCGTCCGACAGGCTGAGCAGCAGATACTTCAGGAAGAAAAGGACATG GCCATCGCGCGTAAAatgcaggagaaggagatgaaggaggagaggaagagacagaagaAGCTGGAGGCTAACTTTGAGGAGGAGTACTTCGAGGATGAAGGAG GGCGCCCAGACAAAAAGGGCCATCCCGCCCCCAGGTCGCACAGTGGCTCCCCGGGCCGCTTCGACGAGCCCCCCGCCTCGGGTCGCCCCCGGGAAGAGCGTTTCCGCGAGGACCCCGCGTCCCCCTACAGCCGCTCCCAAAACCCCAAGCACTACCTGGCGGCGGAGGGCGACGCCCACCCCGAGCACTCGCTGCCCCCTAGAGGCCGCCACGGGGATAGGCCACCAGGGGACCACCCGGGGCCCGAGGCAGGCCGGGCCCGCGGCccgaggggggaggaggcggagagggtGGTGCGGAGGAAGGAGAGGCCGCCCAGGCCCCCCCCCATTGACCTGGACCGGGActgggaccgggaccgggagagGGACCACGAGAGACAGcggaacagggagagggagagagtgagggacagggacagggagagagacccccGGCGGGGCCCCGAGCGACCCAGGGCCCGGGGGCCGGCCGGGGACCACCACAGGGAgccggacagacagagagacacggaCAGACGGCGGGCCAGAACACCGAGCCGGGAGCGGGttctagaggaggaggggatccCGAGGAAGGACAGGACGTCATGGGGCgatgaagaggtggagggggtggttggtggtggtgacgatggggggggggatcggagGGGCAGGGGAGCCGGGGGCCGGCAGCGCGTGCCCTCGGACCCTGACGCGGTGTTCGAGGAGCACTGGAGCGGCGACGGGCCTCGGAGCAGGGAGGGTCCCGGCAGGGAACGCTGTCACACGCACCCTCCCGGAGAACCAG gtcGCATCGTGCATCGCGCCGGCGGCACCGTCATCGCGGGCCAAGAGTACGGCCTGAGCGACGCCACCCAGGGCCTGACGCGCCTGGACCTCCGCGACCAGGAGGTCATCGACATGGAGGTGGCGCGGaggctgcaggaggaggagatcttG gCGAGCAATAAAGACAAGCACGCTGCCCAAGTCGCTCAGGATGAG GAAATCGCTCGGCTTCTGgcggagcaggagaagaaggagtaCAAGAAAATTaaggagcgggagaaggagaaggagaggatgatgatggaCAGGATGGCGCAGGACAAGAAGAGACAGGAGGCAGGCCTCAGG CCTCACGCCGAGGACGTGGTCCGTCCGCGGGACGCGGGCCGGCCCCGCGACGACCACGGAGGGCCCAGAACACGGGAAGAGTTGGAGCACCACAGGCAGAGGAACCACAACAAGCCCACCAG ACCCCCTCAACCCCGCACCCCAAACTACGAGAACGTGAACCCCGGCCCCCCCTACGGCTACTCCGacaaccccttccccccccggGGCAACACCAGGCCAGAGGCGGCCTACAAAG TTGCCGAGCACCGAGCTAGGCCAAAGGAGCGGGCCCTGGGACCTGAACTCTGA